AACGACATGCGCCGCGTGGTCGCACGGGCCTTCACCGGCAAGAGCATGCAGAAGCTGCGGCCGACCGTGCAGAAGACCGCCGACAGCCTGCTGGACGGCATGGAGCGGCACGGTTCGCCGGCGGACCTGGTCGAGCACCTGCACGGCCCGTTCCCGCTCGCGGCGGTCGCCGACCTGCTGGGGATGCCGCAGGACATGCGCCGGAACATGACCTCCTGGGCGAACGTGATCATGACGCCCGGTCCGGCTCCCGACAAGAGCACCGACGCGCTGAAGACGGTGCGCGAGTGCGTCGTCGCCCTGCTCGCCATGCGGCGGGAGAAGCAGAGCGACGACCTGGCCGGGGTGCTCGCCGCGGCCGCCGACGCCGGCGAGATCACCGATCCTGAGGCCGTCTCCATCGCCACCGCGATCCTGGTGAGCGGTGCGCACGCGGTGCGCAACAACAGCGCGAACATGATCTTCGCACTCCTCACCCATCCGGAGCACCTCGAACGGCTGCGCAGGGATCCGGAGCTGATCCCCCAGGCCGTCGACGAGCTGCTGCGCTTCATCCCGCACCGCAGCGGGGTGGGCCTGCCGCGGATCGCCACGCGGGACGTGGACATCGCCGGCGTCACGGTCAAGGCCGGCGAGACGGTGTACTCCTCGTACCTGGCGGCCAACCGCGACCCGGAGGTCTTCCCGAACCCCGACACGCTGGACTTCGACCGCGGGCCCATCGCCCACATGGCCTTCGGGAACGGTCCCCACCACTGCGTCGGCTCGATGCTGGCCCGGATGGAGTCCGAGATCATCGTCACCACGCTGCTCGACCGCTACCCGCGCCTGGCCCTGGCCGTGCCGCGCGAGCAGATCGAGTGGCAGGCCGGGGCGCTGATCCGCGGGCCCAAGACCCTGCCGGTGTCCTGGTGATACGCCGGCACCGGATAAGGGTGGTCCGGGGCAGCCCTGACCACATAGAACTGGCGGCCCTCACGGCCGCCCTGGTCATCCTGGCACGGACGGCCCCCGTGCCCCGTGCGCCGCATTCCACCCGCCACCGGCGTGCCCACTGGGACCGCAATCTGGCGTCGGTGGTGCACCATCCCGCGCACTCGTGGCGCGCCCGCCCGGGCTCCCCCTTCGTCTAGCGGGGCCCGTCAGTGCCGGCGGGGCCCGGCCGGGCCCCGTCGGCGGCAGTCCGTCAGGCGCGGCCCGGCTTGGGCGCGGCCGGGGCCGGGGTCGCGGAGCCGGCCGCAGGCGCCGGGCCGGTCGCGGTCGCCGAACCGGCCGAGGGCGACGGGGCGGCCGGGCTCGCCGGGCTCTGCGGATCGCAGGTGACCTCGTCGCGCGGGGTGTAGTGCGTGCGGTAGGTCTCCCGCTTGACCTCCTGCCCGCCCTGGACGAAGACCCGGTCGACGGAGACGTCGAAGCCTTCCAGCGGGGTCTGGACCTCACAGGTCGGACCGGAGCCCGTGCGCTTGGCCGGCGGGGTGGTGTTCGTCCGCGGGCCCTCGGTCGCGCGTATCTCGTCGTACTTCTTCGTGCCGAGCAGGCTGATGGTCACCGAGGTGTCGGTGGACTCCGCCCGGACGTAGATGGCGTGGCCCGAGTCGTTCTTCCAGCGCAGGTCGAGGGTGCCCCAGGCGACGGTGGCCTCGCGGCCCGCGGGGTACCGCTCGATGTAGAAGGAGTGGGCCCCGTGCTCCACGGGCTTGACGCCCGCGAAGAACATGGCGTTGTACATGGTCGTCGCGACCGCCGAGACACCGCCGCCGGGGGACTTCACGAACTGGCCGTCGTTGATCATGATGCCGTCGACGAAGCCGTTCTCCTTGGTCCGCTCGCCGACCGTCTTGTTGAAGCTCCACGTCTCGCCCGGCAGCACGACGGAGCCGTTGATCCGCTCCACGGCCCGGCCGATGTTGGTGGTGCGGTACGGCGCGGCCGGGAACTTGACGGTGAAGGAGGACACCTTCTCCTTGATGCCGAGGCGCTGTGCGCTCTCGGCGGTCAGGCGCGGGTGGACCGTCTTCACGGCGACCTCGCCGCTGCGGGCGGCCCCCGAGCGCGTCAGCAGCGGGACGACGGCGTCGGCGAAGGCCTTCTCGGTGACCTGGATCCCGGAGCGCCCGTCCTGGGCGACGACCGCCCGGCCGGCGGAGTCGACGCGGAAGGTGGCCCCGCGGGAGGGGCTGGTGGCCGCGGCCACCTGCCGGGCGACCGCGGGGTCGGCCAGCAGCCCCTTGGAGTCGAGCTTCGGAACCAGCCGGCCCTGGGCATCGGGCTCGACCGCCAGGTGCCGGCCGAGCACGGCGGGGGTGAGGGTCACGGGCTTTCCGGCCACGGTGAGCGTGATCGGGCCGGACATCGCGGGCTCGGCGAACTCCTTCAGGGCCCGCGCGGTCTCCTGCTGACCCACGGCGGGCGGCTTCTGGTCCACCGGGAGCGTGACCGGACCGCCCTGTGGGTGCAGGTAGGCGGCGCGGACGGTGTCGGCCGCCTCGTCGGCGCGCACGGCGATTCCGGTGACGGGGGCGGTCGCCTTGGCGGTGCCGCCCTCGAAGGTGACGTCGCCGTCGCGGGCCTCTCGTCCGACGGCGGCGATCCGGTCGACCTCGGCCGTGCTCGTCGGACCGTCCGTACGGATCACGGGCTCGACCTCGCGGTCCTCGGCGGGGGTGAGCAGCCGCCCGATCACGGTCACGGGGTCCGCTCCCGCCTGCGCGGCGCGGTCGACGGTGGCGGCGGTGTCCAGGGACAGCCCGAAGGCGGCGGGGGCGGCCTGCTCGGTGCGGTCGCCGATCCGCAGCTCCATCGGGGTGGCCGCGGCCGCCCCGAGCGTGCGGTCGAGGGCCGCCTTGGCCTCCGCAGGGCTCATGCCGCCGATGTCGACTCCGCGCACGTGGGTGCCGTCGACGATGGCATCGCCCGCCACGGCCAGACCGGTGAGGTAGAGGCTGCCGAAGCCGAGGACGGCGGCCCCACCCACGAGGGGAAGGGCTGTCCGCCGGTTGATCGTGAGGCGGTGTACGCGTCGCATGTCTCTTGTCTCTCCCGGTGCCGGTGGCGCTGGTACGTCGGTGTGGACCGGGAACCAGCATTCACCAATTCGGACTAACCGGGGCAAAAATGTGCCTGTTGTCACGAGAGGGACCGGTCGGCGCACCATCGGGACCGAGGCCACCGAAGTAAGGCCACTTAGGTTGGATTGGCCCTGTCCGGCCGTCCGGGGGATGCCACATCGTGAGGCCTGTCGGTCTTTGGCTCCCTGAAAGGCTCCACCGGTGCCCCTCGCCCCCGCCCGCCCCGCGCGGCGTCTCACGCGTCGACTCCTGCAGCTCTACGTCGGGCTCGCCCTGTACGGCGCGAGCTCGGCGTTCCTCATCCGCGCGGGTCTGGGGCTGGACCCGTGGGACGTCTTCCACCAGGGGCTCGCCGAGCTCACCGGGTGGAGCATCGGCACGGTCTCCGTGGCCGTCGGGGCACTGGTCCTGCTGCTGTGGGTGCCCCTGCGGCAGCGGCCGGGGCTGGGCACCGTCTCCAACGTGTTCGCCGTCGGCCTGTCCATGGACGCCACGCTCGCGGTGATGCCGGACGTGCACGGCACGCTCGCGCAGGCCGCCGTGCTGTCGGCCGGCATCGTCCTCAACGGTGTCGCGACCGGCCTCTACATCGCCGCCCGCTTCGGGCCCGGGCCCCGCGACGGCCTCATGACCGGACTGCACCGGCGGACCGGGCGGTCGCTGCGGCTGGTGCGGACCGGGATCGAGCTCACGGTCCTCGCGGCCGGGGTCCTGCTGGGCGGCACGGCCGGCGTCGGCACCGTGGCGTACGCGCTGGCCATCGGCCCGCTCTCGCAGATCTTCCTGCGCGTGTTCGCCCTGCCCGGGGAGGAAGGCTCCCCGGCGGCCGGCGGCCGGGTCGCCGCGCGGTCCCCGAAGCCGGCACCGACTGCGGCTCAGGCTCCGGCTCGGGGCTGACGGCCGCCGCCGCCCTTGCGGAGGATGTCCCTTCGGGCGGTACGGGGTGTCTTGCCGCTCATCCGACCTGTCGGCGGACCAGCTCGTGGAACAGGCCCGCCGTATCGGCGAGCAGTTCGGCGGGCGGCCCCTGCTGGGCGACCCGACCGTCCGACATCACGATGACCCGATCGGCGTCCATGACGGTGGACAGCCGGTGGGCGATCACGATGCGGGTGGCGCGCAGGGCGCGGGTGGACTCGATGACCACGCGCTGGGCCTCGTTGTCCAGCGCGCTGGTGGCCTCGTCCAGGAAGAGGATGCGCGGTTTGCCGATGAGCGCCTGGGCGATCATCAGCCGCTGGCGCTGGCCGCCCGAGACGGTGCCGCCGCCGTCGGCCAGCACGGTGTGCATGCCCATGGGCATGGCCTTGATGTCCTCGGCGAGGCCCGCCAGGGCGGCGGCCTCCGCGGCCTCCTCGAGGGAGTACGCGCCGGAGCCGCGGATGCAGTCGAGGATCGAGCCGGAGAACGGCTGCGCGTTCTGCAGGACGACACCGCACTGGCGGCGTACGGCCGCCTGGTCGAGTGCGGCCAGGTCCTGGCCGTCGTACAGCACGCTGCCGGAGCCGGGCCGGTCGAAACCGATGAGCAGGCGCAGCAGGGTCGACTTGCCGCAGCCGCTGGCCCCGACGACCGCGACGAACTCGCCGGGCCGCACCTGGAAGGACACGTCGTCCAGGACGAGCGGGCCGTCGTCGGCGTACCGGTAGGAGAGGTTCTTCACCTCGACGGCGCCGCTGAGCTCGCCCGGCCGGATACTGGAGCCCCGTACCTCGGGGGTCGCCTCGAGGAGCGGCTTGACCTGCTCGAACATCGGCTGCACGGCGGCGGCCGAGAGGAGGGCGCCGGTCAGCTGGGTGGCCGAGGACAGCATCATCGTCACGGCGGTGCTGAACGTGAGGAACTCGCCGGCGGACATGCTGCCCCGGGCCGGGCCGGCCAGCAGCATGAACATCACGAGCGTGCACAGCGGCAGATAGACCGCGTTGAGCACCGTGACGACGTTCTTGATCCGGCCGATGCGCTGCTGGAGCTCGCGGGTACGGGCGAACTCCCGCGCCCACGCGGCGTACGCGAAGCTCTCGGCCGCGGCCACGCGCAGCTTGGGCAGCCCCCGCAGGGTCTGGAACGCCTGGTTGCCGAGCTTGTTGCCGATCGTGATCAGCCGGCGCTGGTAGCGGAGCTGCCACAGCCCCAGGCCCAGGAAGACGACGGCGATGGCGAGCAGCATGGCGACCGCGGCCAGCGCCAGCGGCACGCTGTAGACGAGCAGCAGCACGAGGTTGATCGTGCCGACGGTGCCCGCCTGCAGCGACACCGAGACGATGCCGGACAGCACGGTGCGGATGGAGCTGATGCCCATGGCCGCGCCGGCCAGTTCCCCGGTGGAGCGGCCGGCGAAGAACGTCACCGGCAGCCGGAGCAGCCGGTCCCACACGGCCGGCTGCAAGGTGGCCTCGATGCGGCCCTCCATGCGCAGGAGGGAGATGTTCTGCAGCAGCATGAAGGCGGCCGAGACCACGCCGGTCGCGATGAGCGCCAGAGCGGTCTGCACGATGAGGCTCTCCTCGGCGTGCGGGACGTACGCGCCGAGCACCCGGCCGGTGGCCACGGGGACGACCGCGCCGAGGCCGACGGCGCCCAGCCCGCCCACGACGAGGCTGCGCAGGTCCGCGCCGCTGCCGCGCACGCTGAAGCGCAGCAGGTGCAGCAGGCCGGGCTTCTGGTCGGGCAGCGGGCGGTAGAACATGACGGCGTGCGGCTCGAAGGCGTCCGCGCCGTCCTGGCCTAGGCGTTCGCGCGTGCCGGCGGCGGGGTCGACGGCCTCGTACCGGCCGCGCCGCCACAGCAGCGCGACGGGGGTCCCGTCGTCCGCGCGCCGGCCGACCAGGGGTCCGCTGTTCTCCCGCCACCAGCGTCCGCCGAGCTGGACGGCGCGGGTGCGGATCCGCGAGGCGAGCGCGATGCGTTCGACGGGGTCCGTCCGCTCGGAGGCCGCGGCGCCGCCGCCCGTGGGCTCGGTCAGGGCGATGCCGGCTTCCGCCGCGGCCAGGCGGCACACGGCGAACGTCGCGTCGTGGCCCGCGTCGCGGCGCGAGCCCCTGCGGGAGCGGCCGATGGAGGCGAGCAGGGTGCGGTCCGCCTGGGTGCGGGCGGCCTCGCCGGCCTCGATGCCGGCGGCCGTGCGGTCCTCGTGGGCGCGCTCGTCCTGCTCGATCCAGCGGTCCAGGGCGTCCAGCAGCCGGTACTGCTGGTCCACCATGCCCTGCCACACGGCCCCGTCCACGAGGAGCGTGCCGGCGGGTGCGGACATCCCGACCGCGGCGTGGTGGGTCTCGTACACGGCGCCGTACTGCACGCTGCCCGGCGGGATCTGCATCCACAGGATGTCCTCGTCGGCCCCGCCGGTCCCGGCGGTGGCACGGCCTTCCAGCGGCGCCTGGTACAGCACGCGCAGACCACGGCCGATGCCGCGGGCGAAGGCGTCCTCGAGGGGGCTGGGCGCCGCGTCGGCGAACCCGTTCTGCCAGGGATCGGCGTGCCATCCCCAGGCTCCGTCCGCGGGGACCCCCTGGGCTCCGTGCTCGGGACGGTACAGCTCGCGCAGCTCGATGCGGCGCAGTACGCAGCCCTGCAGCGGGCGCCCGGTCAGCGTGTGGGCGGGGCCCTCGGCCGGGCCCAGGAGCAGCGTGCCCGACTCGAGCCGGCCCAGGAAGTGCCAGTGGCCCGCCTGGGCGGCATCGACGGCGAACAGGTCCAGCTCGCCCTGCACGACGAGCCACAGGACGAGCGGACCTTCCAGCGACAGGCTGCGCAGGCCCGTGCAGTCGACCGGCGTGCCGAGGGCGCCGAGGGCCGCCACGACCGGATCGGGCGCGATGTGGGCCTGGTGGGGCTCGTAAGTCTGGTGGGCCTGATCGGGCGTGTAAGCCATGTGGGTCTGGTGGGTCTGGTAGGTCTCGTGGGTCTGGTGGGGGGATGTCACGTCAGTGCTCCTTCACCAGTCGGGCGTACGCGCCCTGCGCGGCGATCAGATGCTCGTGCCGTCCGCGTTCCACGACCGTGCCCCGGTCGAGCACGACGATCTCGTCGCTGTCGCGCACGGTGCTCAGCCGGTGGGCGATCACCACGCAGGCGCAGCCTCGGCGCCGCAGGTTGTCGATGACGATCTGCTCGGTCGCCGCGTCCAGGGCGCTGGTCACCTCGTCCAGGATCATGACGCTGGGACGGCGCACCAGGGCGCGGGCGATCTCCAGGCGCTGGCGCTGGCCGCCGGAGAAGTTGCGGCCGTCCTGCTCGACGCGGCTGTGGATGCCGCCGGCGCGGCGCCCGACCACGTCGTACACGGCGGCGTCCTGGAGGGCTGCGATGACGGCCTCGTCCGGGATGGAGGGGTCCCACAGCGCGACGTTGTCGCGGACGGTGCCCTCGAAGAGGAAGACGTCCTGGTCCACGAAGGAGACGGAGGCGGCCAGCGCGCCGCGCGGGATGTCCTCCAGCCGCATCCCGTCGATGCGGATGGCGCCGGCCCAGGGGGTGTAGAGGCCGGAAATCAGCCGGGAGACGGTGGATTTGCCGCTGCCGGAGCCGCCGACGAGCGCGACCTGCTGCCCGGGGCCGACCGCGAGCGAGACGTCCTTCAGCAAAGGCGCGTCCAGCGGGCTGTAGCCGAAGGTGATGCCGTCCAGCTCCACGTGCCCCTTGAGCCGGCGGGTACCGGCGGCGGCCTCACCCCGCGCGTGCCGCAGGTAGAGCGGGTCGACGGGGAAGTTCTCGACGTCCTTCAGGCGGGCGACGTCGGCGGCGAAGTCCTGGATCCGGCCGGCCACTCCGCCCAGGCGGGTGATCGGCGCGGTGAAGCTGGTCACCAGGGCCTGGAAGGCGACGAGCAGGCCGACCGAGAGGTGCCCCTCCACCGCCCGCAGGCCGCCGATCATCAAGATCAGCGCGCTGTTGAGCGCGGCCAGCGTCGGCGCGACGACGGCCAGCCAGGCGCTGGGGACGCCGAGCCGCTGCTGCACGTCGAGGGTGACGGCGTGCTGGCCGGCCCAGCGGCGGAAGAAACCGTTCTCCCCGCCGGTCGCCTTCATCGTCTCGATGAGCTGGAGGCCGCTGTACGAGGTGTTGGTGAGCCGGGCGCTCTCGGCGCGCAGCTTCTGGGTGCCGGTGGCCCGTACCCGCATCACGATCCGCACGGCGGCGATGTTGAGCAGCGCGATGAGCACTCCGACGGCGGTGAGCTGCGGGTCGTACGTCCACAGCAGCACCGCGTAGAGCACGACCACCACGGCGTCGACGCCCGCGGCGGCCAGGTCCCGGGCGAGGGTCTCGGCGACCGCGTCGTTGGACTGGAGGCGCTGGACCAGGTCGGCCGGGTTGCGCTGGGTGAAGAAGGCGACCGGGAGCCGGAGCAGGTGCCGCAGGAAACGGGCGCTGCCGAGCGTCGAGGAGATGATGCGGCCGCGCAGCAGGTTGGCCTGCTGCAGGGAGGTGAGTACGGCGGTGAGCACCAGGGCCGCCGCCATCGAGGCGAAGAGCACGCCCAGCAGGGACGTCTGCTCGCCGATGAGGAACATGTCGATGTACGTACGGCTCAGCGCGGGCACCGTCGCACCGACGGCCACCAGCAGGAGGCTGGAGACCACGGCGGCGAGCATGGTGCCCGACGTGCCGCGCAGACGGGCCGGCAGCGCGCTCATGACGCCCTGCTTGCGGCCGGTGCGGCGGAAGCCCGGGCCGGGCTCGAAGACGAGCGCGATGCCGGTGAAGCCGGTGTCGAACTCCTCCATGGGGACGAACCGGCGCCCCTTGCCGGGGTCGTTGATGTACACGCCCCGGCGGCCGAGGCGGCGGCCCATGCCCTCGTAGACGACGTAGTGGTTGAACTCCCAGAAGAGGATGGCCGGCGGGTTCACCCCGGCGAGCGCGGCCAGGTCCATCTGCATGCCCTTGGCCGTGAGCCCGTAACCGCGGGCGGCCTTGAGGAGGTTGCCGGCGCGGGAGCCGTCCCGGGACACCCCGCAGGCGATGCGCAGCTCCTCCAGGGGCACGAAGCGGCCGAAGTGGCCGAGCACCATGGCCAGCGCGGCGGCGCCGCACTCCACCGCCTCCATCTGCAGCACGGTGGGCGTGCGTACGGTACGGGGCGTGCGGCCCTTGGGGACGGCCGGACGGCGGCGCCGGCGCCCGCCGGGCGCGACCCGGGCGGCCGGGGGCCGGGAGCGGGGCCGGTTCGGGGAGGTGTGCTGCGGCACGGTCACGGGAGCAGCCAATCGACGGGGCGCTGTGCGGCGAGGTGGACGGCTCCGGTGACCGGTGTCGTGGAGTCGACGGGGTACGGGGGCCCGCCCGCGGAGGACCACCGGTAGCCGGAGGTGGTCGCGGAGGAGCGTTCGAGCTGCACGAGCACGGCGACGGGGTCGCCCTGGCGGGCGAACTGGGCGGCGAGGCGGGAGTCGCCGAGGAAGCCGCTGAGCTGCGCCTGCGTCTGGGGCGCGCGGCCGACTTCCTTGACGCGCCCGCGCAGCACGCCGAACTGCTGCTGGGGGGCGGACTGGACGGTCAGGTCGACCGGGGCGCCCACGCGGATCTCCGCGCCGCTGCCGCCGGACACGTAGAGCACGGCCACCAGCGGGTCGTCCGTGTTCTTCACGCGTTCCACGGTCGCCACGTCCGCGCCCGTCGTGACGACGGAGCCCGTCTTGGCGACCAGGGTCGTCACCCGCCCTCCGGCCACCACGCGTACGGTCCGCTCACCCTGGTCCGTGGCGAGCTGGAGCAGCGGCGCGCCGGGGGACAGCAGTTGGCCCTCTTCGGCAAGCACGGCGGTGACCTGTCCGGCGAAGGGGCTCTGCAGCAGATAACTGCCCTCGGCATGCGTGAGGATGCCGGGTGCGCTCAGCTTGGAGGAGACGGATCCGGTGAATGCCCAGAAAGCCGCGGCAGCCATGACGACGACGGTGACGGCGAGAACGAGTCGGCCCTGCGGGCGTGCGAAACGTACGGGCAGATCGAGCTCTTCCGGCGATTGCAGCTTGGAGAGCGCCTTTTGACGGAACTGCACGAACTATCCTTCGCCTGCATTCTGCATTCTTGAAACGGGCACCCGTGAACCCCGGAACGAAGACGTCCCGGGGTTCACGCGCGCTGCCGGCCGGCTCGGCTCAGAGGCCGGCGACACCGGCGCGGACGCCGACGATGCCCTCGACCTGGCCGGGCAGGGCCAGCGCACCGTGGACCGTGTCCAGCGAGGTCACGGTGTTCACGACGTGGAAGACGTCGCCGGTGACGGCGCCGAGGAGGCCACCGGAAATGCTGACACCGCCGGAAACCGCGTCCAGTTCGTCGTCGGCGATCTCACGGGTCTCGATGTCGTTACGCATGATGTGCGCACCCTTCAGTTGTCTGAATGTTTCTCAAATGGCGTGGGCGGTCTGCAACAAGGCGGTCCGACCACTTCCGAACATCACTTCGGTGGGCAGATGTAAGCACGCGAACGGGTCGCCCGGCCAACCGTGTTGACGCTCCCTCTCGCGCCAGGTGACCGTTCCCCCGGCGGGCTTTCCGATTGATTCGACGGATCGCCACGGGTTCTCCACAAGATCGAGTAACAAAACAAAACACCCCACCACCCCCACACCGCAAACCCACCCAAACCCTCGCCGCGGACGCAGGCCGCCACCACAGCTCGAGGGAGAGATGTAACGGGAGGTACCCCCTCCACTTTCACCGCGTGAAGATTTCCGGGAGCGGCATTCCGTGACGGGCCGACCACGATCCGTGCCGATCGGCGCCCTCCCGGCTATGGTCGGCCCCATGGAACGAGTGCGCAGCCGAGTGATCGTCCACGGCGTGGTGCAGGGCGTCTTCTTCCGCGACACCTGCCGCCGCACCGCCGTCGATCGCGGCGTGGCCGGCTGGGTGCGCAACCTCCCGGACGGGACCGTCGAGGCGGTGTTCGAAGGACCCGCGGCCGCCGTCGCCCGCATGGTCGACTGGGCCCACCGAGGCCCGAACGGCGCCGACGTGACCCGCGTCCAGCTCCAGGAGGAACAGCCCGAGGCCCTGGAAGGCTTCGAGATCCGCGCCTGAACCCACCCGCCGAAAAAACGGAGAGGCCGTCCTCCCCCGAAGGGGAGAACGGCCTGCGCGGATTCCATCCGTCCGCCGTGCTGGGGCGGAGTCTTCCGGCGGGTGCGCCGGCCTCGTGGCGCTCGACCGCACCAGCCGAATGGAACCCCGGCACGTGCACCCCGTAAGCCGCTCGACAGCGGCCCAGGCCGTCTAGCTGCCGGCCGCTTCGGTTTCGTGGCTGCGGGCCGCGGGGCGGCCCGACACTCGGACCTCCAGCGCTTGCTTCGCCTGCGGCCATTCCGGCCGGGTGATGCTGTACACCGCCGTGTCGCGTATCCAGCCGTCCCGCATGACCATGTGGTGCCGCAGGACACCCTCGTGCGTCGCGCCCAGCCCGGATATCGCCGACCGCGACTTCGTGTTCCGTACGTCCGTGAGCAGCTCGACCCGGTTCATCCCCATCACCTCGAAGGCATGCTTCAGCATCAGCAGCTTCGCCTCGGTGTTCATGCCGGTTCGCTGCCAGGACTCCGCGAGGAAGGTCCAGCCGATCTCCAGCCGACGCTGCGCGGTGTTGATCATCATCAGCCGCGTCGAGCCGATGACCCGCCCGGTGGCCGCGTCCACCGTCGCGTACGGGAGCTGCGTGCCCTCGGCGCGGGCCGCCGTCGCGTCTTCGATGAAGCCGCGGACATCATCCGGGTGCGGGACGAGCGTCACCGCGAGATTCCACAGGCTGCCGTCGCGAACCGCCTCGCACAGCCCGTCGTGATGCCGGAGCTCCAGCGGCTCGAGCCGCACACGCTCCCCCGTGAGCGCCGCCGGCTCCGCCGACGCCTTCGCCCGCTCCATGTCCGCCCCGCCCGTCCCCGTGATCGCCACCGACGGCCAGACCCTATCCGCCGCCGACGATCACGACACCGGGTTTTCCCCGTGCAACAACAGGCCCGGCCCGCCCGGGCGCCGTGGCGGCAGGCGACCGCCGATGCGCCTCACGCAGGATGGCAGACTGCGCGGATGATCGATGATCTCCCCTCCGGCCTGATGGCCCGGCACCTCGCCGACGGCGACCATCTCCGTGTGCTCGCCGTACTGGACGCGTGGTGGGGCGGCCTCAAGGGAGAGGCGGGGTCGACGGAACGTGCGCTGCTGCTGCCCCGGCTGTACTTCCAGCACTTCACCACCACCAGCTTTCTGGTCGAACACGACGGTGGCGAGATTGCCGCCTTCCTGGTCGGTTTCCTCTCGCAGACAGAACCCGAATCCGCCTATGTGCACTTCGTCGGCGTCGACCCGGCGCTGCACGGGCAGGGTGTCGGGCGCGCCGTCTACCGGGCCTTCTTCGAGCTCGCCCGGTCGCATGGGCGCCGTTACGTGAACTGCATCACCAGCCCGGAGAACACGGCGTCACAGGCATTTCACACCCGGCTCGGCTTCACGGCCTCGGGCGTGAAGGCGGACTACGACGGCCCCGGACTCGCCCGGGTGGCGTTCACCATCGACCTTTCCGGTGATCCGGGGGCCACCCGCTAGACAAGTGGATCCGAGTCGCAGAGCAGCGGCGGGGCGGCCCGGCCCTCGCCTTCCTCCTGTCTCGTCGTCGGTCTCCACGAACAGTGCGCTCAAAAGGGTGTTCAGGTCGGCCGTCACACGCTGATCTCGAACACCGTCGCGGTCCACTACGGCGGCGACCAAGCGGCCGCCGCGGAAACAGTGGCGCTGATCGCCGAGGCCAGCGGCTCGGCGTTCGCGGTGCGGGCCAGGTTCGGCGAGAGCGGCGCGGTGGACCGGTTGTGTCGGCGCGTTGACGTCGCACCGGGCGGGGCGGTGGCCCAGATGTCCAGCAGTTGATCGGCCGCACGGAAATTGTCGGGTGAATCCACGTTGCACACGACGGTCACGGCCGTGTTGCGGTCCGGGCTGACCTTGAAGGTGCTGTGGAATCCCTCCCAGTCGCCGCGATGCACCAGGCTCTTGTCGGGCAGAAGGAGGATTCCGGCCCCGTACCGCCCTTGTTCGATGCCGCGCGGGCGCAGGACGTCACCCACGCTCACGGCTCCCTCCGTGACTCCGGTGAGCAGTTCCGTGCCACCGATGCGACCGGTGCGGTAGTTGTCGGCCCAGCGGACGAATTCCCCGGGAGTGGCTTGGACGGACCCGTCTCCGTACTGCTTCCAGGGGGAGGAATCGGGAGTGAAGGAGCCGTCCTTCGCGTCGTACGACTTCGCCTTTCCGGGAACGTCCACCGCCGGGGACAGCGTCATGCGCAGGTGCAGCGGGGTGAAGAATTCCTGTTGGAGGAAGGTCGGGAACGGCTTGCCGGTGACCCTCTCGACGACATGGGCCAGGAGGACGTAGTTGGAGTTGGAGTAGGAGAAACGCTTACCTGGCGGATCTTCCGGCCGTGAGGCGAGGATGGCTGCGATCGCTTCCTTCTGGCCGGCCGGATCCGTCAGCTCGATGCCCTTGGCCTCCAGCAGATCCTGGTAATCGGCAATGCCGCTGGTGTGACGCATCAGGTCGCCGAGCGTGACGTCCCGCGTCCAGGCGGGCGGGTTGTCGAGGAAGTCGGACAGGGGGTCCTTCAGCGCGAGCTGGTGCCGTCCGGCCAGCAAAAGGACGGCGTCCGCGGTGAATTGCTTGGAGTTGGACGCCATGTCGAAGACCGTCTTCGCGGTGATGGCGCGCCCGGTCGTCAGAGCCTGCGGGCTTGCGACACCGGCCAGTACGACCGC
The Streptomyces sp. NBC_01296 DNA segment above includes these coding regions:
- a CDS encoding NHLP bacteriocin export ABC transporter permease/ATPase subunit; amino-acid sequence: MAYTPDQAHQTYEPHQAHIAPDPVVAALGALGTPVDCTGLRSLSLEGPLVLWLVVQGELDLFAVDAAQAGHWHFLGRLESGTLLLGPAEGPAHTLTGRPLQGCVLRRIELRELYRPEHGAQGVPADGAWGWHADPWQNGFADAAPSPLEDAFARGIGRGLRVLYQAPLEGRATAGTGGADEDILWMQIPPGSVQYGAVYETHHAAVGMSAPAGTLLVDGAVWQGMVDQQYRLLDALDRWIEQDERAHEDRTAAGIEAGEAARTQADRTLLASIGRSRRGSRRDAGHDATFAVCRLAAAEAGIALTEPTGGGAAASERTDPVERIALASRIRTRAVQLGGRWWRENSGPLVGRRADDGTPVALLWRRGRYEAVDPAAGTRERLGQDGADAFEPHAVMFYRPLPDQKPGLLHLLRFSVRGSGADLRSLVVGGLGAVGLGAVVPVATGRVLGAYVPHAEESLIVQTALALIATGVVSAAFMLLQNISLLRMEGRIEATLQPAVWDRLLRLPVTFFAGRSTGELAGAAMGISSIRTVLSGIVSVSLQAGTVGTINLVLLLVYSVPLALAAVAMLLAIAVVFLGLGLWQLRYQRRLITIGNKLGNQAFQTLRGLPKLRVAAAESFAYAAWAREFARTRELQQRIGRIKNVVTVLNAVYLPLCTLVMFMLLAGPARGSMSAGEFLTFSTAVTMMLSSATQLTGALLSAAAVQPMFEQVKPLLEATPEVRGSSIRPGELSGAVEVKNLSYRYADDGPLVLDDVSFQVRPGEFVAVVGASGCGKSTLLRLLIGFDRPGSGSVLYDGQDLAALDQAAVRRQCGVVLQNAQPFSGSILDCIRGSGAYSLEEAAEAAALAGLAEDIKAMPMGMHTVLADGGGTVSGGQRQRLMIAQALIGKPRILFLDEATSALDNEAQRVVIESTRALRATRIVIAHRLSTVMDADRVIVMSDGRVAQQGPPAELLADTAGLFHELVRRQVG
- a CDS encoding HlyD family efflux transporter periplasmic adaptor subunit, with amino-acid sequence MQFRQKALSKLQSPEELDLPVRFARPQGRLVLAVTVVVMAAAAFWAFTGSVSSKLSAPGILTHAEGSYLLQSPFAGQVTAVLAEEGQLLSPGAPLLQLATDQGERTVRVVAGGRVTTLVAKTGSVVTTGADVATVERVKNTDDPLVAVLYVSGGSGAEIRVGAPVDLTVQSAPQQQFGVLRGRVKEVGRAPQTQAQLSGFLGDSRLAAQFARQGDPVAVLVQLERSSATTSGYRWSSAGGPPYPVDSTTPVTGAVHLAAQRPVDWLLP
- a CDS encoding NHLP family bacteriocin export ABC transporter peptidase/permease/ATPase subunit encodes the protein MTVPQHTSPNRPRSRPPAARVAPGGRRRRRPAVPKGRTPRTVRTPTVLQMEAVECGAAALAMVLGHFGRFVPLEELRIACGVSRDGSRAGNLLKAARGYGLTAKGMQMDLAALAGVNPPAILFWEFNHYVVYEGMGRRLGRRGVYINDPGKGRRFVPMEEFDTGFTGIALVFEPGPGFRRTGRKQGVMSALPARLRGTSGTMLAAVVSSLLLVAVGATVPALSRTYIDMFLIGEQTSLLGVLFASMAAALVLTAVLTSLQQANLLRGRIISSTLGSARFLRHLLRLPVAFFTQRNPADLVQRLQSNDAVAETLARDLAAAGVDAVVVVLYAVLLWTYDPQLTAVGVLIALLNIAAVRIVMRVRATGTQKLRAESARLTNTSYSGLQLIETMKATGGENGFFRRWAGQHAVTLDVQQRLGVPSAWLAVVAPTLAALNSALILMIGGLRAVEGHLSVGLLVAFQALVTSFTAPITRLGGVAGRIQDFAADVARLKDVENFPVDPLYLRHARGEAAAGTRRLKGHVELDGITFGYSPLDAPLLKDVSLAVGPGQQVALVGGSGSGKSTVSRLISGLYTPWAGAIRIDGMRLEDIPRGALAASVSFVDQDVFLFEGTVRDNVALWDPSIPDEAVIAALQDAAVYDVVGRRAGGIHSRVEQDGRNFSGGQRQRLEIARALVRRPSVMILDEVTSALDAATEQIVIDNLRRRGCACVVIAHRLSTVRDSDEIVVLDRGTVVERGRHEHLIAAQGAYARLVKEH